A window of Sphaeramia orbicularis chromosome 8, fSphaOr1.1, whole genome shotgun sequence genomic DNA:
AAGGTCCCAAACTGAATCACCACCATCTGAactctatttcttcttcttccagaAACGTCCTGTTACTCCAGGTACCCCTCAAACACATCTAGTTCCGTGTCCGTGTCATAGGGGACAGAAGCCGAATCGGACAGCACCCCAAGGTCCACCAACGCCTGGTCCATGTCCTCAGGTAGAAATACTATCCCCACATTCAGGACAATGTACTCCATCAGAAAGGCATAGTAGAGGATCAGGACGTTCACAAAGAACAGGCccaaataaaacatatatggGAGTTCAAACAAAGGCGATCCCACCGAATCTAGTCGGGCATAAATCGGGTGTGTCATAGAAGATCCAGTAAGTCGCAGCTGGGGTTGTTGTGTTTATGCCCGGCAAGGACGTGGCGGACCCGAGTTGGTTAGTGGTGGGGTTAGCAATGTGCCTGCGGTGATGGGGTGAGGGACTCCATTTCGACTCGTACTGACCTGCAACAGTGATTGAAAAGCAGCTTTAAACCGTCAAAAGTGTTAAAAGACATAAACACCGGGACAGTTAAGGGTGTAACTTTGCTAGCTTCAATGCTAATAATAACCAACAGAGCTATAATATCGGGTTAAGCTACTCGACGCATTCTTGGTTTCTTGGCTTTGCGGAATTCACGCCATGCCAACTAGCTATGGCTAAAAACAGTAGCATGCAATGctcgtataaaaaaaaaaataaacgcgactatttttaaaacagaccatTTTTTTGATTGTACATGCACACACCTGGAAGCAATACGTCTACGAATGAATTCTTTTGACAACGCCTTTAAATGTTTCTTCTGACATTTTTCGTCAACCGCATCAAAACACTGCATATAAAAGTGAAACCTGATACCTTGACGTTTGATTGGTTAAGAGAATGGTCTCTCTGCTGTGACTAGTCATTTGGGATGTCAATCAGCGTCATGCCCTGTGTCGCGTGCTTTAAATGTCACAGCTAACACAGGAAGTGATTTTTGTAGTTTTCTCAAAGCTTTCTTATGTGGTCTATCAAGTAGCCTCTGAAGTGAAAGAACAACAACTCCCATGTAACCCAGATACCGGAGCTGTTACGCAATGACCCCTGTGCGCTGCTATCGCCGCCTATCACCTTCTGTTTGCTAAGTAGCTATCTGTAGGGGAAAGTGGGTGTAATGGATAGATGCGGACACCAACATTAGCAAAATAACGCGCCTGGCAAAGTATAACCCACCTTTAAATCACAACCATGTTCGGCCGGTCACGGAGCTGGGTTGgaggacaggggaaaacaaaaaatatccattcCTTGGATCATTTAAAGTGAGTAGCTAGCATTAGGTAAGCTAACGTTAGCCTCTGGTCACCGGGTGAGAAGGAATGCCAACATTTTCAGTAGATCATTTATTAAGAACTAAATTAACAGAGGTTTAGTTAATTAATTACTTGACTCAAGACGTTCTGTCCGTCAGATAGATTATGAATAGTTGCTGTGTTGTTACAGTTCTGTTTGGTAAGTTGTGGCTACATGCAAACAGATTACCGTTCAATT
This region includes:
- the dexi gene encoding dexamethasone-induced protein homolog, which translates into the protein MTHPIYARLDSVGSPLFELPYMFYLGLFFVNVLILYYAFLMEYIVLNVGIVFLPEDMDQALVDLGVLSDSASVPYDTDTELDVFEGYLE